Proteins from a genomic interval of Clostridium sp. AN503:
- the uvrB gene encoding excinuclease ABC subunit UvrB yields the protein MDHFELVSEYAPTGDQPQAIAELVKGFKEGNQFETLLGVTGSGKTFTMANVIQALNKPTLIIAHNKTLAAQLYGEFKEFFPNNAVEYFVSYYDYYQPEAYVPSTDTYIEKDSAINDEIDKLRHSATAALSERRDVIIVASVSCIYGLGSPIDYQEMVISLRPGMVKDRDEIIHKLIDIQYTRNDMDFHRGTFRVRGDVLEVFPAYSGSEAYRIEFFGDEIDRITEIDTLTGEGKLQLGHLAVFPASHYVVPKEKLQLATENILEELKERVAYFKSEDKLLEAQRISERTNFDVEMMRETGFCSGIENYSRHLTFGKPGEPPWTLIDYFPDDFLMIIDESHITLPQVRGMYAGDRSRKTTLVDFGFRLPSALDNRPLNFTEFESKIDQMMFVSATPNVYESEHELLRVEQIIRPTGLLDPEISVRPVEGQIDDLVSEVNKEVAGHHKVLITTLTKRMAEDLTDYMREVGIRVKYLHSDIDTLERAEIIRDMRLDVFDVLVGINLLREGLDIPEITLVAILDADKEGFLRSETSLIQTIGRAARNSEGHVIMYADKITDSMRVAISETNRRRQIQQKYNEEHGITPTTIKKAVRDLIAISKAAERDASADEKDMESMDAKELKKLAKELQKKMHQAAAELNFEEAAMLRDRMLQVKQMLLEVES from the coding sequence ATGGATCATTTTGAACTAGTATCAGAATATGCCCCAACCGGTGACCAGCCCCAGGCGATCGCTGAACTGGTAAAAGGTTTTAAAGAAGGTAACCAGTTCGAAACTTTATTGGGAGTCACTGGTTCCGGTAAAACTTTCACCATGGCGAACGTGATTCAGGCTTTGAACAAGCCAACTCTGATCATCGCCCACAACAAGACGCTGGCGGCTCAGCTGTACGGAGAATTCAAAGAATTTTTCCCCAACAACGCCGTGGAATATTTCGTCTCCTACTATGACTACTACCAGCCCGAGGCCTATGTTCCGTCCACGGATACCTATATTGAGAAGGATTCCGCCATCAATGACGAGATCGACAAGCTCCGCCACTCTGCCACAGCCGCCTTGTCCGAACGCAGGGACGTGATCATTGTAGCATCAGTTTCCTGCATCTATGGTCTGGGCAGCCCCATTGACTACCAGGAGATGGTGATCTCCCTGCGTCCCGGAATGGTGAAAGACCGGGATGAGATCATACACAAGCTCATCGATATCCAGTATACCCGAAACGACATGGATTTCCACCGGGGAACCTTCCGGGTGCGGGGAGATGTGCTGGAGGTATTTCCGGCGTATTCCGGGAGCGAGGCGTACCGCATTGAATTTTTTGGGGATGAGATAGACCGCATCACCGAGATTGACACATTGACCGGGGAAGGGAAGCTCCAGCTGGGACATCTGGCTGTCTTCCCGGCATCCCACTATGTAGTGCCAAAGGAAAAACTGCAGCTTGCCACTGAGAACATCCTAGAGGAGCTGAAGGAACGTGTGGCGTATTTCAAGAGCGAGGATAAGCTGCTGGAAGCCCAGCGGATTTCGGAGCGGACGAATTTTGATGTGGAGATGATGCGGGAGACGGGGTTTTGTTCCGGCATTGAGAACTATTCCAGGCATCTGACTTTTGGGAAGCCGGGAGAACCACCGTGGACGCTGATCGACTATTTCCCGGATGATTTCCTGATGATCATCGACGAGTCTCATATCACGCTGCCGCAGGTAAGAGGGATGTATGCCGGGGACCGCTCCAGAAAGACTACGCTGGTGGATTTTGGATTCCGCCTGCCGTCGGCGCTGGACAACCGGCCCCTCAATTTCACAGAGTTCGAGAGCAAGATCGACCAGATGATGTTCGTCTCTGCGACGCCCAATGTCTACGAGTCGGAGCATGAACTGCTGCGCGTGGAACAGATCATCCGGCCGACCGGACTTCTGGACCCGGAGATCTCTGTCCGTCCGGTGGAAGGGCAGATCGACGATCTGGTTTCCGAGGTGAATAAGGAGGTGGCGGGGCATCATAAGGTCCTGATCACGACGCTTACGAAACGGATGGCAGAGGATCTGACTGATTATATGCGTGAGGTCGGCATCCGGGTGAAATATCTGCACTCGGATATCGATACGCTGGAGCGGGCTGAGATCATTCGGGATATGCGCCTTGACGTGTTTGACGTGCTGGTGGGGATCAACCTGCTGCGTGAGGGCCTGGACATTCCGGAGATCACGCTGGTGGCGATCCTGGATGCCGACAAGGAAGGGTTCCTGCGGTCGGAGACCTCCCTGATCCAGACGATCGGGCGTGCGGCCCGGAACTCTGAGGGACATGTCATTATGTATGCGGATAAGATCACGGATTCCATGCGGGTCGCTATCAGCGAAACCAACCGCAGACGGCAGATCCAGCAGAAATACAATGAAGAACACGGGATCACTCCGACCACCATCAAGAAGGCGGTCCGTGACCTGATCGCGATCTCTAAGGCGGCGGAGCGGGATGCATCTGCGGACGAGAAGGATATGGAGTCCATGGATGCCAAAGAGCTCAAGAAGCTGGCGAAGGAACTGCAGAAGAAGATGCACCAGGCGGCGGCGGAGCTGAACTTCGAGGAAGCTGCCATGCTGCGTGACCGGATGCTCCAGGTGAAGCAGATGCTGCTGGAGGTGGAGTCTTAA
- a CDS encoding FeoA domain-containing protein yields the protein MKLNEGMIGCTYLVKSVVVDDTITRRLEALGVNELTPVTILNKKGSGSVIFKVRGTRLAVGGRISEGIQIEEGQADAGR from the coding sequence ATGAAGCTGAATGAAGGAATGATAGGCTGCACTTATCTGGTGAAAAGTGTGGTTGTGGATGATACGATCACCAGGCGTCTGGAAGCGCTTGGAGTCAATGAACTGACTCCGGTGACGATTCTGAATAAGAAGGGCAGCGGCTCTGTGATCTTTAAGGTACGCGGTACGCGCCTGGCAGTAGGCGGGAGGATCAGCGAGGGTATCCAGATAGAGGAGGGCCAGGCAGATGCAGGACGCTAG
- a CDS encoding phosphatase PAP2 family protein, with protein MLIEWIQNMDTAILLFIQEHMRTEALNGFWRAVTSLGNVGWFWILTSVLLFLFKKTRRVGLTALCSLLLGVLITNLTLKNLVDRTRPYETVAAIIPLIPRPVDSSFPSGHTCASFAAAFIYFRMLPRCYGISALVLAAMIAFSRLYLGVHYPTDVLVGFLVAVLVSTAAYRTVQHRIGGQNPE; from the coding sequence ATGCTGATAGAATGGATCCAGAATATGGACACAGCCATATTATTATTTATACAGGAACATATGAGGACAGAAGCCTTAAATGGTTTCTGGAGAGCGGTCACTTCCCTGGGAAATGTGGGCTGGTTCTGGATCCTGACGTCGGTTTTGTTGTTTTTATTTAAAAAGACCCGCAGGGTGGGATTGACTGCACTTTGTTCCCTGCTGTTAGGAGTCCTGATCACCAATCTGACCCTGAAAAACCTGGTGGACAGAACCAGGCCCTATGAGACCGTGGCGGCAATCATACCGCTGATCCCCCGGCCGGTGGATTCTTCCTTTCCTTCGGGACACACCTGCGCTTCGTTTGCGGCAGCCTTCATTTACTTTAGAATGCTTCCCCGCTGCTATGGGATCTCTGCGCTGGTACTGGCGGCGATGATCGCCTTCTCGCGCCTTTATCTTGGGGTCCACTACCCGACCGATGTGCTTGTGGGGTTTCTGGTGGCAGTCCTGGTCAGCACGGCGGCGTACCGGACGGTGCAGCATCGGATCGGGGGACAGAACCCGGAATAG
- a CDS encoding PAS domain-containing protein, with the protein MTEQRPLSAISASQTAAVLDNAPVAVYVCAADSWELLYVNRLAQELFFSVPYSQGITCYEAAGFDRPCLFCRADRMNRTELFDRDFRHPTNGRIYRLSGKLIDWDGREAHIEYISDITENYAEEERTKALSRELKETFSKMQDIINAIPGGVAIYKVTDMFETQYFSDGVPELTGYSVEEYRELARRDAVGLVYWEDRKMVAEKAKEVVEGRGVSTFEFRKQHRNGEIVWVRAQVKWLGEEGGCPLLHCVFHNITASKEARLELDHLVNSIPGGIASYRIEGGKFIPTFYSDGVLALSGHTREEFAELVKADALDVIYEADVDRVMTAARAAVESGDTLDISYRMRHKNGSLIWVHLNGRRMGPLTETMRFYAVFTGMSAEALLFQGIANEMADGIYVIDKENYDLLYVNEAKDLFQNSSGCVGQKCYKALHGKEEPCEFCTLKTHEADGRPHEMNMKGTGEFYSTSFRETNWNGIPAYVKYIQDVTEEVKLRREKERLEQYFETLVKNLPGGAAVVCCKQDGSMQLEFLSEGFMKMTGMTREEAWELYRQDVLAGVHPEDTALVERYLSDFLAGGSSHGEIIYRIRKGRGDYLWVRNTLSVIHSADGESRIYANYHDVTREREEQTELRRRYKELIIQHYKTPGPDVLILGHCNVTKNLIQEINDQTGAHLLQTFGMRREQFFTGLSGFIVEESEKKAFLETYLNAPTLAAFERGDTEVVQNCFVKMSRDRRGRYVQFKMNLVKEPDTGDITGILTVTDITKELIADRILHQLTISSYDFVIDVDLDQDSFHILAGNTNIDFLPKGNSYSGQMEFMIENAILPKDREKYIKALDPAEVRRRLAETSSYTFSFSVADEHGNIRTKNMTVSAVDLRIGRVCLVRTDITESVREQQGLLNVVAYTFDLLAFINIDTGSLMLYTRQVVLENLPPFTVEKYGDVSVKRLSEPYVLAGEGEETQKQFLLETMLERLEEKPAGYDFVAPYQAADGLRYKQVNVLWGDEMHRTICMVRADVTDMLAAERQTKEALREALNRAEEASQAKSSFLSSMSHDIRTPMNAIIGMTSLAQAKRNDPERLEDCLQKITYSSRHLLNLINDILDMSKIERAKITLNRELVSLPELVDQLSAMMAPQAGEAGLQFRGGVKNISHPWFYGDALRVNQILINILGNAVKFTPPGGNVEFWAEELSPDGKEGVVCYCFTIRDTGIGMSADFLEHVYEPFTRSSKAAHVEGTGLGLSITRGLVDLMEGEIAVESAPGQGTTFRVRLEFEAAFEDDARNLSVEMSEQVRLAAQAAQPGRTAGTGGYDENVIEGRHFLVVEDNSINSEILCELLKMHGADSVVVTDGKQAVELFQAEGPGTFDAVLMDIQMPVMNGYEASRAIRSLKRKDAASIPIIAMTANAFSEDVQMAFDAGMDAHVAKPVDIPRLLGTLGRVLGRQRGGPTPCDNES; encoded by the coding sequence ATGACAGAGCAAAGACCGCTTTCTGCAATCTCAGCCAGCCAGACTGCCGCTGTACTGGATAATGCTCCCGTAGCTGTTTATGTCTGTGCGGCTGACAGCTGGGAGCTGCTTTATGTCAACAGACTGGCGCAGGAGTTGTTCTTCTCTGTGCCCTACAGCCAGGGAATTACCTGTTACGAGGCGGCAGGCTTTGACAGGCCCTGCCTGTTCTGCAGGGCAGACCGGATGAACCGGACGGAGCTGTTTGACCGTGATTTCCGTCATCCCACAAACGGGCGTATTTACCGTCTGAGCGGCAAGCTGATCGACTGGGACGGCAGGGAGGCGCATATCGAGTATATCTCTGATATCACAGAAAACTATGCGGAGGAGGAGAGGACAAAGGCGCTCAGCCGGGAGCTTAAGGAAACCTTTAGCAAGATGCAGGATATCATCAATGCCATCCCGGGCGGCGTTGCGATCTATAAGGTCACGGATATGTTTGAGACCCAGTATTTTTCCGATGGGGTGCCGGAGCTTACCGGATATTCCGTGGAGGAGTACCGGGAACTGGCCAGGCGGGATGCAGTGGGATTGGTCTATTGGGAAGACAGAAAGATGGTGGCTGAGAAGGCGAAAGAGGTGGTCGAAGGCCGTGGTGTTTCCACCTTTGAATTCCGCAAGCAGCACCGGAACGGAGAGATCGTCTGGGTCCGTGCACAGGTAAAATGGCTGGGGGAAGAGGGCGGCTGCCCGCTGCTCCACTGTGTATTCCATAATATAACTGCTTCGAAAGAGGCCCGGCTGGAACTGGATCATCTGGTCAATTCCATTCCGGGAGGGATAGCCAGTTACCGGATAGAGGGCGGTAAGTTCATCCCCACATTTTATTCCGACGGTGTGCTTGCTCTCTCAGGGCATACCCGGGAGGAATTTGCAGAGCTGGTGAAGGCAGATGCGTTGGACGTCATATATGAGGCGGATGTAGACCGTGTAATGACAGCGGCAAGGGCGGCTGTGGAGAGCGGAGACACCCTGGACATCTCCTACAGGATGCGGCATAAGAACGGGAGCCTGATCTGGGTTCATTTGAATGGCAGGCGGATGGGGCCGCTTACGGAAACCATGAGGTTTTATGCGGTATTTACCGGGATGTCCGCGGAAGCCCTGCTCTTTCAGGGGATCGCCAATGAGATGGCGGATGGGATCTATGTGATCGACAAGGAGAATTATGACCTGCTCTATGTGAATGAGGCAAAGGACCTGTTCCAGAATTCCTCAGGCTGTGTGGGCCAGAAATGCTACAAGGCCCTGCATGGAAAAGAGGAACCCTGTGAATTTTGTACGCTGAAGACTCACGAGGCGGACGGCAGGCCCCATGAAATGAACATGAAGGGGACCGGAGAGTTTTACAGTACCAGCTTTAGGGAAACAAACTGGAACGGTATCCCGGCCTATGTGAAATATATTCAGGATGTAACGGAGGAAGTGAAGCTCCGCAGAGAGAAGGAGCGTCTGGAGCAATATTTTGAGACGCTGGTCAAAAATCTGCCCGGCGGCGCCGCCGTGGTGTGCTGCAAACAGGACGGGAGCATGCAGCTGGAATTTTTGTCGGAAGGTTTTATGAAAATGACCGGCATGACGCGGGAGGAAGCCTGGGAGCTTTACAGGCAGGATGTTTTGGCAGGCGTTCATCCGGAGGATACTGCTTTAGTGGAGCGGTATCTTTCGGATTTCCTGGCAGGCGGAAGCAGCCATGGCGAGATCATATACAGGATCAGAAAGGGGCGCGGAGATTATCTGTGGGTCAGAAATACCCTTTCCGTCATACACAGCGCCGATGGGGAGAGCAGGATCTATGCAAATTACCATGACGTCACAAGGGAGCGGGAAGAACAGACGGAGCTGCGCCGCCGGTATAAAGAACTGATCATACAGCACTATAAGACGCCGGGGCCGGATGTTCTGATCCTGGGCCATTGTAATGTCACAAAGAATCTGATCCAGGAGATCAATGACCAGACCGGAGCTCATCTGCTGCAGACCTTTGGCATGAGGCGGGAACAGTTTTTTACTGGCCTTTCAGGTTTTATTGTGGAGGAGAGCGAGAAGAAGGCCTTTTTGGAAACGTATCTGAACGCGCCGACTCTTGCAGCCTTTGAACGGGGAGACACGGAAGTCGTCCAGAACTGCTTTGTTAAGATGTCCAGGGACAGGCGGGGACGTTATGTGCAGTTTAAGATGAACCTGGTAAAGGAGCCGGATACAGGAGATATCACCGGAATACTGACCGTTACGGATATTACAAAAGAGCTGATCGCCGACAGGATCCTGCATCAGCTCACGATCTCCAGCTATGATTTTGTGATCGATGTGGACTTGGATCAGGACAGCTTCCACATCCTGGCGGGGAATACAAATATTGATTTCCTGCCAAAGGGAAACAGTTACTCCGGACAGATGGAGTTCATGATCGAGAATGCGATCTTACCCAAGGACAGGGAGAAATACATAAAAGCCCTTGATCCGGCAGAAGTGCGCCGGAGGCTGGCAGAGACCAGCTCTTATACGTTCTCCTTTTCCGTGGCAGATGAACACGGGAATATCCGCACGAAAAATATGACGGTTTCGGCGGTTGATCTGCGGATTGGACGGGTCTGCCTTGTGAGGACGGATATTACTGAATCTGTGAGAGAACAGCAGGGTCTGCTCAATGTGGTCGCGTATACCTTCGACCTGCTTGCATTTATCAACATAGATACGGGAAGCCTTATGCTGTACACACGCCAGGTCGTATTGGAGAACCTGCCGCCGTTTACAGTGGAAAAGTACGGGGATGTTTCTGTGAAACGTCTGTCGGAGCCGTATGTGCTGGCAGGAGAAGGGGAGGAGACACAAAAGCAGTTCCTTCTGGAAACCATGCTGGAGCGTCTGGAGGAGAAGCCGGCCGGTTATGATTTTGTGGCGCCTTACCAGGCTGCGGACGGACTGCGGTATAAACAGGTCAATGTGCTGTGGGGAGACGAGATGCACAGGACGATCTGTATGGTGAGGGCTGATGTGACGGATATGCTGGCTGCAGAACGCCAGACGAAGGAGGCGCTTAGAGAGGCGCTGAACCGGGCAGAGGAGGCCAGTCAGGCAAAGAGCAGTTTCTTATCCTCCATGAGCCATGATATCCGTACGCCCATGAATGCCATCATAGGGATGACCTCGCTGGCCCAGGCAAAACGCAATGATCCCGAACGGCTGGAGGACTGTCTGCAGAAAATCACCTATTCCTCCAGGCATCTGCTGAACCTGATCAACGATATACTGGACATGAGTAAGATTGAACGGGCCAAGATCACCCTGAACCGGGAGCTGGTCAGTCTCCCGGAACTGGTGGACCAGCTGTCAGCCATGATGGCGCCTCAGGCGGGGGAAGCCGGACTGCAGTTCAGGGGCGGCGTGAAGAACATCAGCCATCCCTGGTTTTATGGGGATGCCCTGCGCGTCAACCAGATCCTGATCAATATCCTGGGCAATGCGGTCAAGTTCACTCCTCCGGGCGGAAACGTAGAATTTTGGGCGGAAGAGCTTTCTCCTGACGGAAAAGAAGGAGTTGTGTGCTACTGTTTCACCATACGCGATACGGGCATTGGGATGTCGGCGGATTTTTTAGAGCACGTCTATGAGCCGTTTACCCGCAGCAGCAAGGCTGCACATGTGGAGGGGACCGGTCTGGGTCTCAGCATAACCAGAGGACTTGTGGATCTGATGGAGGGGGAGATCGCGGTGGAGAGCGCGCCTGGACAGGGGACAACCTTCCGGGTGAGACTGGAATTTGAGGCGGCCTTTGAGGACGACGCCCGGAACCTGTCTGTGGAGATGTCGGAGCAGGTCCGGCTGGCTGCTCAGGCAGCTCAGCCAGGCCGGACAGCCGGGACGGGGGGTTATGATGAAAATGTGATCGAAGGCCGGCACTTTCTTGTGGTGGAGGACAATTCCATCAATTCGGAAATACTCTGCGAGCTGCTGAAGATGCACGGCGCCGATTCGGTTGTGGTGACGGACGGAAAGCAGGCGGTGGAGCTATTCCAGGCAGAAGGGCCGGGGACCTTTGACGCCGTGCTGATGGATATCCAGATGCCGGTGATGAACGGTTACGAGGCATCACGCGCCATCCGAAGCCTCAAACGGAAGGATGCGGCTTCCATCCCGATCATCGCAATGACTGCCAACGCCTTTTCAGAGGACGTCCAGATGGCGTTTGATGCCGGTATGGATGCCCATGTGGCAAAGCCCGTCGATATCCCCAGGCTCCTGGGAACCCTGGGCCGGGTGCTGGGGCGGCAAAGAGGGGGACCAACGCCTTGTGACAACGAATCATGA
- a CDS encoding transglutaminase domain-containing protein, with the protein MEPYYYEQMTKPQQAVYRAMKNGLKNLEPSFWVPLSDGRELSDIFFRLRLDCPEIFYASGFRYRFFPDGTNAELIPEYLFDKSKIQEQQKIMEARISKLARPALHLDEKEKELYIHDFICGNVRYDKLKKAYSHEIIGPLGQGVGVCEGIAKTVKVLCDRLGIWCIIAVSEANPQKKIKYRHAWNVIRTGGAYYHLDATFDNSLGCDNEIRYDYFNLDDGRFFRDHEPVIYKIPACTDGEHSYYREKKLSFTKQEEVAKRALQAAKKGRMFTFHWRGGHLTRESLEELLALLKQAAIQKEKHVLVRLNWPQAVLSASFVKDLPFDECTVQEANEGERTGQAEESPGSAIPGSVPRSDAAPSGTPPC; encoded by the coding sequence ATGGAACCATATTACTACGAGCAGATGACAAAACCACAGCAGGCTGTCTACAGGGCCATGAAAAACGGATTAAAGAACCTGGAGCCGTCTTTTTGGGTCCCTCTGTCTGACGGCAGGGAGCTGTCCGATATTTTCTTCCGCCTGCGGCTGGATTGCCCCGAGATCTTCTATGCCAGTGGATTCCGTTACCGGTTCTTTCCTGACGGCACAAACGCGGAGCTGATCCCGGAATACCTCTTTGACAAGAGTAAAATCCAGGAACAGCAAAAGATCATGGAGGCACGAATCAGCAAACTGGCCCGTCCGGCCCTGCACCTTGACGAAAAGGAAAAAGAATTGTATATCCATGATTTTATCTGCGGCAATGTCCGCTATGACAAACTGAAAAAAGCCTACTCTCATGAGATCATCGGCCCGCTGGGGCAGGGAGTAGGCGTCTGCGAGGGGATCGCAAAGACAGTCAAGGTCCTTTGCGACAGGCTGGGGATCTGGTGCATCATCGCCGTTTCCGAAGCTAATCCCCAAAAGAAGATCAAATACCGTCATGCGTGGAATGTGATCCGGACTGGCGGTGCTTACTACCACCTGGATGCAACCTTCGACAACAGTCTTGGCTGTGACAATGAGATCCGGTATGACTATTTCAACCTGGATGACGGGCGTTTTTTCCGGGATCATGAGCCGGTCATATACAAAATCCCCGCCTGCACTGACGGGGAGCACTCCTACTATCGGGAGAAAAAACTGTCTTTCACAAAACAGGAAGAGGTGGCAAAACGTGCGCTCCAGGCCGCAAAGAAGGGGCGCATGTTCACGTTCCACTGGCGCGGCGGTCATCTGACCAGGGAGTCGCTGGAGGAACTTCTGGCGCTGCTTAAACAGGCTGCCATTCAAAAAGAAAAACATGTCCTGGTGCGTTTAAACTGGCCTCAGGCGGTACTCTCCGCCTCTTTTGTAAAGGATTTGCCTTTTGATGAGTGTACCGTGCAGGAAGCCAATGAAGGAGAGCGCACAGGACAGGCGGAGGAATCGCCGGGATCTGCTATTCCGGGTTCTGTCCCCCGATCCGATGCTGCACCGTCCGGTACGCCGCCGTGCTGA
- the feoB gene encoding ferrous iron transport protein B, whose amino-acid sequence MQDARQQRIQGGTDSQEIRVGFVGNPNCGKTTLFNAFTGANLKVANWPGVTVERVEGTTTYKGRPIRVIDLPGIYSLTSYTIEEIVTRRCIEDGEVDVIINVVDASSLERNLYLTMQLLELKKPVILALNMMDIVEERGMEIDMHRLPEMLGHIPVVPVSARKRTGLDVLMHAVVHHYEEEPQGVVIRYDEEIEQKITRIEHILKAKYGEMENMRWHAVKLLEEDREVMNDHPVDLSHIVENSYEKKIINEKYDYIEEVIQECLFNKEEKAAATDRIDSWLTHPVWGIPIFLGIMAGVFFLTFTVGDFLKGYFEIGLEWFSGSALNLLEQLQVSGWLISLVVDGIIAGVGGILTFLPNIFILFLALAFLEDSGYMARVAYVMNEIMGRVGLSGKAFLPMLLGFGCTVPAVMASRALASERDRRRTILITPFMSCSARLPIYVLFAEMFFPGKALMVAYSLYVIGLAVAILVAFILRRMDRSGTEDTLLIELPEYKTPNKRTVFIYVWDKVKDYLTKAGTTIFVASIILWFVMNFGIHGYISDVTQSFAAIVGKALVPLLNPAGLGTWQIAVALISGLSAKEVVVSSFSVLYGISNINSAAGMAELTSGLAVAGFGSASAYALMVFCLLYSPCVAAVATIKRETGSWRFTLGMVAFQLLVAWTAAVLVYQIGIRL is encoded by the coding sequence ATGCAGGACGCTAGACAGCAGCGGATCCAGGGAGGAACGGACTCTCAGGAGATCCGCGTAGGCTTCGTTGGGAATCCCAACTGCGGCAAGACGACCCTGTTCAATGCTTTTACGGGAGCGAACTTAAAGGTTGCAAACTGGCCGGGAGTGACTGTGGAACGGGTGGAGGGAACTACCACCTACAAGGGACGCCCCATCCGGGTCATCGATCTGCCGGGCATCTACAGCCTGACTTCCTACACCATAGAGGAGATCGTCACAAGGCGCTGTATTGAGGACGGCGAGGTGGATGTGATCATCAATGTCGTGGACGCCTCCTCCTTAGAACGCAATCTGTATCTGACCATGCAGCTTTTGGAACTGAAAAAACCGGTGATCCTGGCGCTGAATATGATGGATATCGTAGAGGAGCGCGGCATGGAGATCGATATGCACCGGCTTCCTGAGATGCTGGGACACATTCCGGTCGTACCTGTGTCTGCGCGGAAACGCACAGGGCTGGATGTGCTGATGCATGCGGTGGTCCATCATTATGAGGAGGAGCCGCAGGGAGTGGTGATCCGCTATGATGAGGAGATTGAACAGAAGATCACCAGGATCGAGCATATCCTTAAGGCCAAGTACGGCGAGATGGAGAATATGCGGTGGCATGCAGTCAAGCTTTTAGAAGAAGACCGGGAGGTTATGAATGATCATCCGGTGGATTTGAGCCATATTGTTGAGAACAGCTACGAAAAGAAGATCATCAACGAGAAATACGACTATATCGAGGAAGTGATCCAGGAATGCCTGTTCAACAAGGAGGAGAAGGCCGCCGCCACTGACCGGATCGACAGCTGGCTGACCCATCCTGTGTGGGGGATCCCCATCTTCCTGGGCATTATGGCAGGGGTATTTTTCCTGACCTTTACGGTGGGCGATTTCCTGAAAGGATATTTTGAGATCGGATTGGAATGGTTTTCCGGTTCTGCACTGAATCTGTTGGAGCAGCTGCAGGTTTCCGGCTGGCTGATCTCACTGGTGGTGGACGGAATCATCGCGGGTGTGGGCGGAATCCTTACCTTCCTGCCGAATATTTTTATTCTGTTTCTGGCGCTGGCCTTTCTGGAGGACAGCGGTTATATGGCCCGTGTAGCTTATGTGATGAATGAGATCATGGGACGGGTAGGGCTTTCCGGCAAGGCATTCCTGCCTATGCTTCTTGGGTTCGGGTGCACGGTTCCTGCGGTGATGGCATCCCGGGCGCTTGCAAGTGAGCGGGACCGGAGACGGACCATACTGATCACGCCGTTCATGTCCTGCTCTGCCAGGCTGCCGATCTATGTGTTGTTTGCGGAGATGTTCTTTCCGGGGAAGGCTCTTATGGTGGCATATTCCCTGTATGTGATAGGTCTGGCGGTAGCCATTCTGGTGGCCTTTATCCTCCGCAGGATGGACAGGTCCGGCACGGAAGACACGCTGCTCATAGAGCTGCCGGAGTACAAGACGCCCAACAAGCGGACCGTCTTCATCTATGTTTGGGATAAGGTGAAGGATTACCTCACAAAAGCGGGAACCACGATCTTTGTGGCATCCATTATCCTGTGGTTTGTGATGAATTTTGGCATCCACGGTTACATATCAGATGTGACCCAGAGCTTTGCTGCCATCGTAGGGAAGGCACTGGTTCCGCTGCTGAACCCGGCGGGACTGGGAACCTGGCAGATTGCCGTGGCGCTGATCTCCGGTCTGTCGGCAAAAGAAGTGGTAGTATCCAGCTTTTCCGTACTGTATGGGATCAGCAATATCAACTCCGCAGCCGGTATGGCAGAGCTTACCTCCGGTCTTGCGGTGGCGGGCTTTGGCAGTGCCAGCGCTTATGCCCTCATGGTATTCTGCCTGCTGTACTCCCCATGCGTGGCGGCAGTTGCCACCATTAAGCGTGAAACAGGATCCTGGAG